Proteins from a genomic interval of Flammeovirgaceae bacterium SG7u.111:
- a CDS encoding FecR domain-containing protein, with translation MGFINYNNAADFASDESFQAYVDGTSESDRDFWEKWVSAHPEKSKEILEAKQLLAVLKFDEELPTVESKEKVRKGLEKHLSTFHEPKSRTITFWTVSRKVAAVLIGFVFLSMGVLFYQNIGNSKKGELVAKAKYIERVAEKGAKMTITLGDGSKIKLNSGSKLIFPDHFAKDKREVFLEGEAFFEVARDENRPFLITTGDVVTKVLGTSFNIKNYTGNKVEVAVASGKVSVKEKGAESANEVLLLPSEMATYEKGRKTLEKGSFDAEELLSWKDGVIVFKNADFKEVQERLERWYGVTFIINKKPDYQKEYKGNFTNKSLEDVLEGVSFGLGFKYKIEGKVVEIN, from the coding sequence ATGGGATTTATAAATTATAACAATGCTGCTGATTTCGCTTCTGATGAGTCTTTTCAGGCTTATGTAGATGGAACGAGCGAATCGGACAGGGACTTTTGGGAGAAATGGGTTTCTGCCCATCCTGAAAAATCGAAAGAGATTTTGGAGGCTAAGCAGTTGTTAGCTGTTTTGAAATTTGATGAGGAATTGCCTACAGTAGAATCAAAAGAAAAGGTGAGGAAAGGCTTAGAAAAGCATCTGAGTACATTTCACGAACCTAAATCAAGAACAATTACTTTTTGGACAGTTTCTAGGAAAGTTGCAGCTGTTTTAATTGGCTTTGTATTTTTATCGATGGGAGTGCTTTTCTATCAAAATATAGGAAACAGTAAGAAGGGTGAGCTAGTGGCCAAAGCTAAATACATAGAGCGAGTAGCTGAAAAGGGGGCTAAGATGACGATAACCCTAGGCGATGGATCTAAAATAAAATTGAACTCTGGTAGTAAACTGATTTTTCCCGATCATTTTGCCAAAGATAAAAGAGAAGTGTTTTTGGAAGGTGAGGCATTTTTTGAAGTTGCCAGAGATGAAAATAGACCGTTTTTGATTACAACCGGCGATGTGGTTACAAAAGTACTCGGTACCTCTTTTAATATTAAAAATTACACCGGTAACAAAGTAGAAGTGGCTGTTGCCTCAGGTAAAGTATCCGTAAAAGAAAAAGGGGCTGAAAGTGCCAATGAAGTTTTGCTGTTGCCTTCAGAAATGGCAACTTATGAAAAAGGCCGCAAAACCTTAGAGAAGGGTTCTTTTGATGCTGAGGAGCTACTTTCTTGGAAAGATGGTGTTATTGTATTTAAAAATGCTGACTTCAAGGAAGTACAGGAACGCTTAGAGCGCTGGTATGGAGTGACTTTTATCATCAATAAAAAGCCTGATTACCAAAAAGAATACAAAGGTAATTTTACTAATAAATCATTAGAAGATGTACTTGAAGGTGTTAGCTTCGGCTTGGGCTTTAAGTACAAAATCGAAGGAAAAGTAGTAGAGATCAACTAA